The DNA window AAGCATTTAAACAGTCCATAATATGTCCCCTTTAACAGCAACATGAACACGAGGCCATTTTTGCAGCCAATTCCTTCATTTGATATTCTCCCTCTACACCACATTCTCAATAAATTAGAGGCCACTTGACATGACTACATAAAcgcatgtgtgtatgtttacagcatgattctttaaaaaaaaaaaaatggtggccCTCAGCCTGCTCTCTGATTGTTTGCGAGCACAACAGCGAAACAGCGACGACAAAATATAATTGTCAGATGACTACAAACTATTATAAGGTGTTTGTCTGGGAACGCTTCTCTGTTCCCGCCTGACAATCAGTACCTGCTTCGTTTACAAACTGAACCCGGGGTTGTTGAGTGAAGATATCATTAACTGGAAGGACCCTTCGCTCTTGCCTGCTCGGCACCCGCCGCCGGCCGTTCTATGTCACCCACGCGTCCATGCGCAGGCGCTTGACCGAGGGACTTTCCCTGTCGCCGGCCGCCGGCGCTCTGCCCTGACCGAGGGTCGAGTGGAAGTCCGCCCGGTGGTCCTCGCGGTCGCTGCCGTCGTAGGAGCTGCAGGAGGAGCTGAGGCTGTCGGCGGGCGAGCGTCCCAGACCCTCCTGTTGCCGGCCGGgcccctgctgctgctgcgggtGCGGCAACGGCGGCTGCTGATGCGGGAAACCGGAGGAGGTGACGCGCTCTCGTGGTGGCGAGATGGGCTCCGACTTAATGTTGATGCTCTGGCTCGTGCTAACGGAGAGGTTGGAGCCCTGAGGTAGGTGCCCTCCGCCGCTTCTGGAGATGACCACACAAATACATGTTAACGACAAAAGTGGACTTTGGAGATTATGAGGTCATTACAGCGTATTCCGTCTCATTTGGGGACATAAATATGCCTAAGAAGTCTCAAATGTTTTGTACATCAGAAGAGCGTGTCCTCTGTACTCACACCAAAGAATTAAGCGCGGCTTGGCCCAGTTGATGTTGTTGCCATGCTGACATGGAGCCCAGCGAGAGCCCCGGAGAGCTAAAGCCCTGGAGGGAGGAGAGCTCCGCACTGCTCAGGGAATactctgcaaaaacaaaaaaaaaaacacactccaTCATGATGGCATAAGTGCAGTCGTCAATCAGAGTCCAAGTGAGACTTTTGGGGGGGTTCGGGCTTACCGGCAGGGTTGTAGGAGGTGGGCACGCCCGAGTAGACCAGGCTTTGTGGAGGTAAGCTGGGTGTGGTGACCGATACTACTGGAGTGGCCAGTGCCTGGGAGCTGCTTATCCTTTGGGTGTTCTGCaacgacaaaaacaacacaaaaatactTGACATGCTTGCCTTTCTCAAAGGTTTTCATTATAGAttgtgtgatttaaaaaaaaaaaaaattgaattgaattgaatttgaatCACTTCATATCACAGAAGCTGGATAAATATCTATTACATGAAAACATCTTTAAtgtcatttcatattttatgttATCTGATGCATTTATAGATAATAGTTATgaagaattaaaaattgtttgtgtttgatacatttctaatttcatttcattagaATTTCAAATACCAGTCTCTAAGgcaattaattatttatattcaaTGGTTGaatcaattatttaaatttaaataatacGGATTACTAATAcactattttatatttatatgaacagcgggaaaaaaagaatgaatagGCAACTGATGCGTGCCATTCCACAGTACGTTCATTCATGTAATAATACCTTCCACCACACGGTGGTGCTGTAGCCTTCCGTATGCTATGTTTAGGCTCTGACTTGATCCAACATAAACAGCACAAGTCCCTcaactttttctttaaaatgtcatGCATTGAAAAGCAATACCCAAGGGATGAATTTAGCCTCATGGGATCACGTAATGTAAATTTTGCTGTATTTTAATGCCAAGTCATTTAATCCACAACAAACAACACTGCATAGTGCAGCTATGCAGCAACAATCAATGTCAGACATGATGGCCAATGTAATGCAACAAACGTGTGCAGCTGCCATAGTAGtagtatcatcatcatcatcatcatgctgACAGCTTCCTCGCATTGTTCCAGCACTCTGAGGCCAGATGACTTCAACATGTATCTGACACAATGACCTCATTCGAGATGATGTCACTTTATCTtcctgatggaaaaaaaatcatggagTGTTGTTCTGAAAATgctacacaaaaacacacacacacaaaaaaaaaaaaacagtccttCACAGTCCGGGCGTGGAGTGGCCTACGTGAATGCGGAGGAGCCAAGTGAACAGGCTGAGGCAATTTTCACAAGCCCGAAAGCCAAAACATGCAGCGAGACAAAATGGCTTCTTTCTCGACAACATACTAAGGGTACACACATGCCGATAACCGGTCTGATTTGGAGCATTTTCAGCCCTCAAAACTAAAACACATCAGTTtagttgttgaaaatgtgtgcatcctgcttttaaaaaatatctcCAGTCTGAGCACCATGCCTCAAAGCCAGCCACTTGCTCAGGGAAAACTCACCAACCCcgtttcctcctcctccgactACCCTCGACAGAGCAAAAGAAAAGTTACAAGACAACGCTCCGATTGTCTGTCGCGAGCAAAAAAGCGCCAGATGTGATGCGTCTTGACTTCACACGCTTGGCCACAACAATGGCGTGCGAATGGCTTGCGAGGGTGGAAGAGTCGCAAagttgtttggaggctgataaACAACAGCGCAGATTGCAAATATTGTTTCGTGATGCtcacaaaaacagacaactttgAATTCTGAAATGCTACTTCCACTTCCACTCCTCCATTTCTCATTTGACCGGGTCGTCTTAATACACGCACTCAATCAATAGCACGAGTAAGCCGCGACAAGGGCGACAAGATATTATCTGGCTCACACCCTGGGCCCCCTGATTAAGTCTTCATCTACACTCTGTCATGCCAAGATGTGATTAATTTAATACCATTACGGTCTAATGACAGGCTGTCTGCAGACCCGCCACAGCCGCCAACCTCTGAAAAGCTTGTGAAGGCTTCTGAAAGGCTCAGACATGAACGACTAGCCTGCTTCTTAAAACGCAACCTGACTTACTCCAGTGTAATAGGAAATGTGAAATCAATTAAAGCCACACCTTAAAGTGATAGTTAACCCCAAAATGTTCTTAATCTGTTCTGAGCCACCACTAGCCTTAACACGACATTGtgattaatattgcgtttatggaatatgaattaagcagcGAGATCCAcctggcggccattttgttgttgttgttgactggaaatgacatcacatttgCTCAGGGCTCAGGTACCGACCAATCACGGCTAACCTTTTGGTTATGTGACAATTGAAAGCTGACTCATGATTGGCTGTTGAGCcctgagcaactgtgatgtcattttcagtgtactgtcaaaagacaaaatggctaCCTCCtggacaaaaccaaaaaaaatgttctgctTATTTCCACACGCCACCAACTCCGGTagtcatttatatttatcttAATTTACTTTTTGTTGTGTTCTATGAATATAAACACAGCCATATGGGATATGTGcaactttaaaatattaatgGAAATAGACAATCAAACAGACACATTAAATAGAGTGGTGGGCACTCGGACCTGAAGTGtaaatccaaaatgaaaaaaagagtgtGTTCCATGTGGTCAAAGGTGCCCTACATCTTCATTATCACCATTAGACAAAGCCCTGCCCTTAATTGCGAATAAATGATTAGGCGTGATAGCACTCAAGCAGCACGCAGTCTCGACGGGGATCCTTTGGACAAAAACAGCTCTGCTAAAATCTCATGAAGCTCTGAAAATTtaatacaaagcaaaaaaaaaaaaatgctggcaGATGTAATAGCCCAACACTTGTGTCCATGTGGCGCATATTAAGAGTCCATCTACTCACCAGCGGGGGCATCATCGCTTTGCTCGACGGAGGGATGACGACCCTCAGGTCCGGCTTGCGGGCTCCCATTGCCATGCTCCCTCCAGGGGGTGGCGGTGACTTGTTGGGCATGACTTTCCCCAAGCCGTTGCCGCTTGGCGCGCAGAGGAGGCCCGGAGAGCCCCTGGGGTTGGCGAAGCCGTTCCCTGCGGAAGCAAACACAGCAACAGCGACACCTCGTCAAAAAGCACAAAGCGTGACCGGCGACCGGCGCCGTCATCAAGGCGagcttgtgttgttgttgtttttttttccatgcggCATTAAGTGTTTTCAACCCTCTGGGAAGTTTTAATGGACGTGGATAATTATCCCGAAcagttacaaaaataaaatgtccattttaaaattgatgagccttttattttttagtgttGAATGATTACATTCAAGTGGCTTCTTTTCACGTTCGGAGACACGGGGCAGTTTCCCGGGCAAATGTAGCGTGACCGCGTAAAAGAAATAGCTGAATCCATTACGGCCggataaaaacaattaaaggGAAAAGACAATGAACACGCACATGCTGGACTCTCACTTAGATGTTCACACAATTATGGAAGGAATTACATTTACCACTGGAAATGTACCCTTGTCAAAGCATTGTAAAACAGTTGTTTTatcaaaaatagaaaatactcATTTACATAAACAATGTTCACATTAATAGTTTCCTAAAACTGAGGTTTGGGTTATTTTCAGCATGGTCTTACAAGTGCAAACTCAAATACCAAgttataataatacatttatataccgtattttccgcactatacgGCGCAcctaaaatgggccattcattgaaggtgcgccttataatctggtgcgccttatagtgcggaaaatacggtgtgtatatatatatatatatatatatatataaaaaatatgattatAACTTGgtatttgaggttttttttatttgtatttttttttaatatatacatacatataaaaaaaattatataagtCCCTCCAAAGTATACAATCCAAAAATGTATcatgaagaagaaacaaaacagtggACTAAAGTCACATTTTCTGGACTGGTTCACTACCGTCGACAAGATTAGGAAATGGGAAATTTGGCTGACAGACAGGTCAAATTTTAATATCTGCAAATTGCACCAGAGTAGAAGTTGCAGCCAAACGATGGGGGGAAGTGTGACTTATCATTCATAAAACACAGTGGATGGGACTTTAAAGCCCCTAAAGTCACTTAGTGAGCCAAGCTACACTATTCCATAAAGCTAAGCGGGTTGAAAGAATGAATGGTATCTGGCACCGCATCAACAGATCAGTAACACTTCACCAAGTCGCTGACTTTTGACTTCTATTGTGTGCGTCCGCATCGGCGAAGAACATAATGGAACAATAGCCGCACGATAAGGACCGGGCGACAATTCCCGTCAAATAAACAGTTATGAAGGCCACAATGGTATCGCACAGCTGCATCAACAGCATGTCCACAAGCAGCTGTCAGCTGGGACTTTGATCACGTCAGAATTGACGGCGCCGTTTAACTGCCGTGCAGATTGGCCACGCTGTGATGAGCGCTGAAAATTTCATAATCTGAggtgaaattgattttttttttttgggtcataaAATCAAAGTCTTCACAAATAGTGATTACTTAATCAAAATTCTACTATTTTTTATAGTTTGgataaatagaaaatattatttaaataatggGCATAATTAATTGAAAGATTATTCATATCAAAATATactatatttcatattttggataaataaaaatattgtggATACATTTAAATCATGGGGATAAAGTTGCAACCTCACACAAATACAGTTGCATTACCACGATTAAAAAAAGTGCGTGGAAGTTTCGATCTTGAGTCAGACAAGTTGGGTGTTCTCGTTTCAACTCGCCTAACCTGAAGCCGCCATGAAGCGGACGATTGTTTTTCCACGGACTCGCTGGCGCTCTACTTGAAAGATTCGTGGCGGCACCTTTGTCACGACGACAGATGGCCGTGATTTGCTTTTGGCGCCGCTTCTGgcccttttatttaaaaaggaCCTGAAATGTTGAACATTAAATTGTGAAcaactttttgtttgtattataTTTCTATTTAGGGATTTAAACTTCTTATACGCTATGCAAATAATAAAAGCTCTTCTGTGCAATCCCATTAAGTTATTATGTGCACAGGGCATTTGCTGTGGATGAAAAGTGAGACGCACTCTGCAATGTTTGCACCTCTCTCATTTATTCCAATTTGAGCCTTTTTGTTGCTCATCACTGGCTGGATGGAGGTTCATTCATTTACAAGTTTGCAGAGACAATATGGGGTAAATAAGCAAAATGAAGTTgaccattttcttttatgatTACTTACATCAATGGGAGTCGCACCCTCGATCTGCTGATTTGCCAAaagtttcatttgaaaacGACGAGGGTGCAATTAGCATGTAATCGTGTAGATTGTTTTGCTCCATTATTGAATGGCACACTGGGGTATTGATATTAAATTAGACGGGAGCCGCAGCAGATGGCgagtgagaaaacaaaacagagggaaatgtatttgttcCTCGACGTTACGCACGGCGGCTTGTGAGACGACATcgtggaagaagaaaagcatgttcccGG is part of the Syngnathus acus chromosome 6, fSynAcu1.2, whole genome shotgun sequence genome and encodes:
- the mef2aa gene encoding myocyte enhancer factor 2aa isoform X1 translates to MGRKKIQITRIMDERNRQVTFTKRKFGLMKKAYELSVLCDCEIALIIFNSSNKLFQYASTDMDKVLLKYTEYNEPHESRTNSDIVEKLRNKGHNDCASPDPDDCFGHSPLPDDHFGKLSEESDLMYKRCGALNKKEHRGCDSPDPDASYVLTPHTEEKYKKINEEFDNMMRNHKIPTALPHQNFSMHVAVPVSHPNAMYQSGGVTLGGQSLAAAAASLGDNGMLSPPQASLHRNAGSSGGPQRPTNAGNGFANPRGSPGLLCAPSGNGLGKVMPNKSPPPPGGSMAMGARKPDLRVVIPPSSKAMMPPLNTQRISSSQALATPVVSVTTPSLPPQSLVYSGVPTSYNPAEYSLSSAELSSLQGFSSPGLSLGSMSAWQQHQLGQAALNSLVSGGGHLPQGSNLSVSTSQSINIKSEPISPPRERVTSSGFPHQQPPLPHPQQQQGPGRQQEGLGRSPADSLSSSCSSYDGSDREDHRADFHSTLGQGRAPAAGDRESPSVKRLRMDAWVT
- the mef2aa gene encoding myocyte enhancer factor 2aa isoform X2 encodes the protein MGRKKIQITRIMDERNRQVTFTKRKFGLMKKAYELSVLCDCEIALIIFNSSNKLFQYASTDMDKVLLKYTEYNEPHESRTNSDIVEALNKKEHRGCDSPDPDASYVLTPHTEEKYKKINEEFDNMMRNHKIPTALPHQNFSMHVAVPVSHPNAMYQSGGVTLGGQSLAAAAASLGDNGMLSPPQASLHRNAGSSGGPQRPTNAGNGFANPRGSPGLLCAPSGNGLGKVMPNKSPPPPGGSMAMGARKPDLRVVIPPSSKAMMPPLNTQRISSSQALATPVVSVTTPSLPPQSLVYSGVPTSYNPAEYSLSSAELSSLQGFSSPGLSLGSMSAWQQHQLGQAALNSLVSGGGHLPQGSNLSVSTSQSINIKSEPISPPRERVTSSGFPHQQPPLPHPQQQQGPGRQQEGLGRSPADSLSSSCSSYDGSDREDHRADFHSTLGQGRAPAAGDRESPSVKRLRMDAWVT
- the mef2aa gene encoding myocyte enhancer factor 2aa isoform X3 yields the protein MGRKKIQITRIMDERNRQVTFTKRKFGLMKKAYELSVLCDCEIALIIFNSSNKLFQYASTDMDKVLLKYTEYNEPHESRTNSDIVEKLRNKGHNDCASPDPDDCFGHSPLPDDHFGKLSEESDLMYKRCGPTALPHQNFSMHVAVPVSHPNAMYQSGGVTLGGQSLAAAAASLGDNGMLSPPQASLHRNAGSSGGPQRPTNAGNGFANPRGSPGLLCAPSGNGLGKVMPNKSPPPPGGSMAMGARKPDLRVVIPPSSKAMMPPLNTQRISSSQALATPVVSVTTPSLPPQSLVYSGVPTSYNPAEYSLSSAELSSLQGFSSPGLSLGSMSAWQQHQLGQAALNSLVSGGGHLPQGSNLSVSTSQSINIKSEPISPPRERVTSSGFPHQQPPLPHPQQQQGPGRQQEGLGRSPADSLSSSCSSYDGSDREDHRADFHSTLGQGRAPAAGDRESPSVKRLRMDAWVT